The following are encoded together in the Neospora caninum Liverpool complete genome, chromosome IV genome:
- a CDS encoding putative methionine aminopeptidase, whose product MPLVRISSPSACSSSARFSSSSSPRLPSAGASSPEAPSCPVLRPINPGHVSPQRQVAPGVVKPHYAEEDEGRAKAKREAMLNEELQLRRREDAAMKASLSRFQPVAEREMEWVKPPTEIEGVRRACEVTAEVLQVAVDFVKDFCATSAAALTTEDIDRVVHEAAMKRGAYPSPLRYSNFPKSVCTSTNEIVCHGIPDDRPLQRGSICSIDVSCFLDGFHGDCARTVPIGGFESLSPALRRLLACAREATLEGVRVCAPGRRLSVIGEAIEEFLTRRGYRTIHDFCGHGIGRNFHEEPFVLHASNNMPGRMLPGMCFTIEPVVCMGGTDFTTWPDKWTIATTDGKPTAQFEHTVLITDTGVEVLTGCPDGEKDMLELTRDVR is encoded by the exons ATGCCACTCGTGCGCATCAGC TCTCCGTCCGcctgttcttcttcagctcgcttctcttcttcatcttcacctcgccttccttctgcagGCGCGTCCTCTCCGGAGGCGCCTTCATGTCCCGTTCTACGCCCCATCAACCCTGGCCATGTGTCACCCCAGCGCCAGGTTGCTCCGGGGGTTGTGAAGCCTCACTACgccgaggaggacgaggggCGAGCCAAAGCCAAGCGGGAGGCCATGCTGAACGAAGAGCTGCAGTTGCGACGACGCGAAGACGCTGCGATGAAGGCCagcctctcgcgctttcAGCCGGTGGCTGAAAGGGAGATGGAGTGGGTGAAACCTCCGACAGAAATCGAAG GTGTCCGCCGCGCGTGCGAGGTGACTGCCGAGGTTCTGCAAGTCGCCGTCGATTTTGTGAAGGATTTTTGTGCGACTTCCGCGGCCGCGCTAACGACCGAAGACATCGATCGTGTTGTGCACGAGGCAGCGATGAAACGGGGCGCCTATCCATCTCCCCTTCGCTACAGCAACTTCCCGAAAAGCGTCTGTACCTCGACAAACGAAATCGTCTGCCACG GCATTCCTGATGACAGACCGCTTCAACGGGGGAGCATTTGCAGCATCGacgtctcctgtttcctcgaTGGCTTTCATGGCGACTGTGCGCGAACAGTTCCAATTGGCGGtttcgagtctctctctccagcactTCGCCGCTTGCTTGCCTGTgctcgagaggcgacgctcgAAGGTGTTCGCGTCTGTGCGCCCGGCAGGAG GCTGAGCGTGATTGGCGAAGCAATTGAAGAGTTCCTGACGCGCCGGGGCTACCGAACGATTCATGATTTCTGCGGCCATGGCATCGGCCGAAATTTCCACGAGGAGCCTTTT GTTCTTCACGCGTCGAATAACATGCCGGGGCGAATGCTCCCAGGGATGTGCTTTACCATCGAACCTGTCGTCTGCATGGGCGGAACAGATTTCACCACGTGGCCCGACAAATGGACGATCGCTACCACTGACGGAAAGCC